A window from Eubalaena glacialis isolate mEubGla1 chromosome 1, mEubGla1.1.hap2.+ XY, whole genome shotgun sequence encodes these proteins:
- the LOC133096142 gene encoding large ribosomal subunit protein eL32-like, translating to MAALRPPVKPKIIKKRIKKFIRHQSDQYVKIKQNWWKPRGIDNRVCRRFKGQILMPNISNGSNKKTKHMLPSSFRKFLVHPVKELEVRLMCNKAYYAEIAHNLSSKNQKAIVERAAQLAIRITNPNARLLSKENE from the coding sequence ATGGCTGCCCTCAGACCCCCCGTGAAGCCCAAGATCATCAAAAAGAGGATCAAGAAATTCATCCGGCACCAGTCAGACCAATATGTCAAAATTAAGCAGAACTGGTGGAAACCCAGAGGCATTGACAACAGGGTGTGCAGGAGATTCAAGGGCCAGATCTTGATGCCCAACATCAGTAACGGgagcaacaagaaaacaaagcacATGCTGCCCAGCAGCTTCCGGAAGTTCCTGGTCCACCCGGTCAAGGAGCTTGAAGTGAGGCTGATGTGCAACAAAGCTTACTATGCTGAGATTGCTCACAACCTCTCCTCCAAGAACCAAAAAGCCATTGTGGAAAGAGCAGCCCAGCTGGCCATCAGAATCACCAATCCCAACGCCAGGCTGCTcagcaaagaaaatgaatag